The nucleotide window cggcgagATCGAGGTCAACCtcgggcggcggggtcggcggcggcggctccggcgggcgggtgggacggcggcggcggcgcgaggcggcggcgcgggcggcggggtcggcggcgaaaggcggcggcggtgtgcggctagggtttggggcggctCGGCTGGGCTCCCTTGCTTATAAAGGCCGGTCGGGCCAGGTATCCGGGTCAGACACGGCCTGTtaggtcggttcgcgtttttttaaataattacacgcagaaaaacaaataaaagaaatactaaatggactccaaaaatcccgaaataagttttccccgacttctaaattcaaaccggacaaagtgaacatttatttggggcctaaatgcaattttgcaaaacgcacatttttcctaaattcaaataaaataacgaaaaactccaaaataaaatcttatttgattttattattaaaccctcaatatttttttattttgggaaggtcattttattccctctctcatatttttgtaatagaaataattgaagataaaataattaaaatcaaatgatcctattctcaaaatttgagaaaactcaaatatgagaataacgaaatccccaactctctccgtgggtccttgagttgcgtagaatttctacgatcaaaaccaaaagcaaataaaatatgatatgcaatgatgatctaatgtacaacattccaaattgaaaatttgggatgttacaccacTTGAAGACAAGAAGAGGTACACCAACCTAATCGGCGGTGAGCAGTTCCAGTTTGAGGGGTACGGGAATGACCAGGTGAGGTCACCGGACCAGATCCTGGACTGGTCTGACCGCCTCTACCTCAAGGTAGAGCCTGAGGACGAGCGACGCATCACCCTCTGGCCAACACATCTTGAAAACTTCAGGTCACCTATTGATCAGAGATATCACTTTCCAAATTTCCAGGCCTGGGGTTTAAGTATCATAACATCATATATTGTTGTCTTTGCAGGGATATTCTGCACAACTTCACGAGAAAATGTGGGGGAGTGAAGGACAATCTGCTCCGGGCAATGGCGAAGCTGCTGCAACTTCATGATGACGACTACTTTGTGGACCAGCTTGGGGAGAAGGTTGAAACTAACGTGAGATGCAGCTACTACCCAGAGTGTCCAAGGCTAGAGCTTGTATTTGGTCTCAAGCCTCACTGTGATGGAACCGTTCTTACACTTCTCATGGTCGATGACAGCGTCGGTGGCCTGCAAGTTCTAAGAGATGGGGTGTGGTGGGATGTACCGATCGTACCTCACACACTGTTGGTCATTATAGGAGATCAGACTGAGGTGCGTTTTTTTATAAACTAGTAGCACTATTTTGTATGGTCAGGTCAGAACCTTACTGTTTGAGTTTTCCATGAAAAATACTTCCATGGTATAACAAATTTATAGCCTTTGCTAGCATATTCATAATGGAACACAACAATCAAAATTAAATGCCAGGGTTTTCGGATAAAATAATCATTTTGTCAAAAGTTTCTAAGGTCTTGGCCTGATTGAGTTAAATGTTTTGTTTCATAGATAATGAGCAACGGCTTCTTCAAGAGCCCTGTGCATAGGGTCGTGACAAATGCAAAGAAAGAGAGGCTATCAGTGGCTCTAGACTATTCTGTTGACCATGAGAGAGAAATTGAGCCATCGGCTCAGCTGATCGATGAGAAGAGACCAGCATTGTACATGAAAGTGAAGGTCAAGGACTACAATGCCGGGCTGTATGAACATTTCTCTCAGGGAACGATGGTTATTGATACACTGCAGATATAACTATGTGGTATCTATCATGGAAAAATGTGATCAAATTATGACCAATGTTTGTATTGTGTAT belongs to Triticum urartu cultivar G1812 chromosome 7, Tu2.1, whole genome shotgun sequence and includes:
- the LOC125524794 gene encoding protein SRG1-like, which translates into the protein MGSMGEEPAMTVQELANVLGKPDVPAQYVARGHHDQQLATAVTSPIPVIDLCHLFTEDGAATDEASKLRVALESWGLFLLSNHGVETTMMDDMMIASREFFKRPLQYKKRYTNLIGGEQFQFEGYGNDQVRSPDQILDWSDRLYLKVEPEDERRITLWPTHLENFRDILHNFTRKCGGVKDNLLRAMAKLLQLHDDDYFVDQLGEKVETNVRCSYYPECPRLELVFGLKPHCDGTVLTLLMVDDSVGGLQVLRDGVWWDVPIVPHTLLVIIGDQTEIMSNGFFKSPVHRVVTNAKKERLSVALDYSVDHEREIEPSAQLIDEKRPALYMKVKVKDYNAGLYEHFSQGTMVIDTLQI